A single window of Candoia aspera isolate rCanAsp1 chromosome 3, rCanAsp1.hap2, whole genome shotgun sequence DNA harbors:
- the CATSPER2 gene encoding cation channel sperm-associated protein 2, whose protein sequence is MAFGNDLVRQEEELQTRLGKADAIRSKLIYTFYLIDHLQGLSHAVPRHNIQDFLDSKKRKKLMLMDHHQLVRFSVMPTRNIMVSEEKRWHNRIEVRCSRWPPLKMWAYSVLNSPTFKGFVIFLIFLNMLVLMISTEITGKKGKVFEKISEALEVIIWFILHVFMVEIGLHWFVNFQKYWNNPWNVFDFTVTIISFIPELYYMLERRHIRASHRLLQVCRVLRCLKLFPRVRQVRVLIMAIATALKAMAFILVLLAFLFYIFAVSGIFFFESYSHSDRADLTFNMYFMDMPNALVAIFILFTMDHWYALLQDSWKVPEVNRVISGVFVCLWLLIGAFIFRNLFVAIMITNFQNIRSELSEEVRQIEAQKQADKFKMEILERRYSQIRTVINRDSTLREKFSMDNPFFLSADHQDYSFDEMHPGILDWETYIHKNLPGLYAADEDEQVLWPRDSLFHYFELLENLQYNLDERKQLQQYIILALSNLEDK, encoded by the exons ATGGCATTTGGAAATGACCTTgtgagacaagaggaagagctacagactagactaggtaaag CAGATGCCATTCGCTCCAAGCTGATCTATACATTTTACCTGATAGACCACCTGCAGGGGCTCAGCCATGCAGTGCCACGGCACAACATACAGGATTTTCTAGACTCCAAAAAGCGAAAGAAGTTGATGCTCATGGACCACCACCAGCTGGTCCGCTTCAGCGTCATGCCCACCAGGAACATCATGGTCTCCGAGGAAAAACGCTGGCACAACCGTATTGAAGTGCGTTGCAGCCGCTGGCCACCTCTTAAGATGTGGGCTTACTCAGTTCTGAACAGCCCAACATTCAAGGGTTTTGTCATCTTTCTCATCTTCTTGAACATGCTTGTCCTCATGATCTCGACGGAGATAACGGGGAAGAAGGGAAAAGTCTTTGAGAAAATAAGTGAAGCACTGGAGGTGATAATTTGGTTCATTTTACATGTCTTTATGGTTGAGATTGGGCTGCACTGGTTTGTGAACTTTCAGAAATACTGGAATAATCCCTGGAATGTCTTTGATTTCACAGTGACCATCATCTCCTTTATCCCAGAACTGTACTACATGCTAGAGAGGCGCCACATTAGGGCAAGTCACCGACTTCTGCAGGTGTGCCGTGTACTGCGTTGCCTAAAGCTCTTTCCCAGAGTCCGACAAGTCCGGGTCCTCATCATGGCTATTGCCACAGCCCTGAAAGCAATGGCCTTCATCTTGGTTCTCCTCGCCTTCCTCTTCTACATCTTTGCTGTGTCAGGCATCTTCTTCTTCGAAAGTTACAGCCATTCAGACAGGGCCGACCTTACCTTCAACATGTATTTCATGGATATGCCCAATGCTCTGGTGGCCATCTTCATTCTTTTCACCATGGATCACTGGTATGCATTGCTGCAGGACTCATGGAAGGTCCCAGAGGTCAACAGGGTGATCAGTGGTGTGTTCGTCTGTCTGTGGCTTCTAATTGGGGCATTTATTTTTAGgaatctctttgttgccattaTGATCACAAACTTCCAGAACATTCGAAGTGAACTAAGTGAAGAGGTGAGACAGATAGAGGCTCAGAAGCAAGCGGACAAATTTAAAATGGAGATACTGGAAAGGAGATATAGCCAGATTCGGACAGTTATAAACAGAGACAGTACATTACGGGAAAAGTTCAGCATGGACAACCCATTTTTTCTAAGTGCAGACCATCAAGATTACAGCTTCGATGAAATGCATCCTGGAATCTTAGACTGGGAGACATACATCCACAAGAACTTACCAGGACTCTATGCTGCCGATGAAGATGAACAGGTGCTTTGGCCTCGTGACTCCCTCTTCCACTACTTTGAGTTATTGGAGAACTTGCAGTACAACCTTGATGAACGCAAACAACTGCAGCAATATATAATATTGGCTCTTTCCAACCTTGAGGACAAGTAG